The following coding sequences are from one Chloroflexota bacterium window:
- a CDS encoding LacI family transcriptional regulator — translation MKRRPTILDVARLAGVSKTTVSRVVNGDDRWVRPEVRRRVRQAIAELGYERNALAGGLRTGRTHTILLVLPDITNPFWPEVARGVQDALDAQGYATVLANSDWEERREREFLSMAVRNRFAGIIINPARISNDDLVASGIPTVVLGLGGKYPDLDMVGNDSFSGTALALQHLLDLGHERIGLINGVSRRSGGSSRLESYRQFFQERGLPVSEEWVVTCPYGQEFGYQSMKRLLRLDEPPTAVLAANDVLAIGALRAVQEEGLHVPDDISIVGMDDIYAVSVTTPPLTTVAKQKHALGWQAATFLLERMRHEAPEEPRRYRFPCYLVQRGSTAPPRSKLLRLEPAQRAQSA, via the coding sequence CGGTGATGATCGGTGGGTACGGCCGGAAGTGCGCCGCCGCGTGCGTCAAGCCATCGCTGAGCTGGGGTACGAGCGGAACGCCCTCGCCGGGGGATTGCGTACGGGGCGCACTCATACCATCCTTCTGGTTCTGCCCGACATCACCAACCCCTTCTGGCCGGAGGTGGCCCGAGGCGTGCAGGACGCTCTGGACGCGCAGGGATATGCCACGGTGCTCGCCAACAGCGATTGGGAGGAGCGCCGGGAGCGAGAGTTCCTCTCTATGGCGGTGCGCAATCGCTTTGCCGGCATCATCATCAATCCAGCCCGGATCAGCAACGATGATCTGGTGGCCAGTGGGATTCCCACGGTGGTCTTGGGCTTGGGGGGGAAGTACCCGGATCTGGATATGGTGGGCAACGACAGTTTCTCCGGTACGGCCCTGGCCCTACAGCACCTGCTAGACCTGGGGCATGAGCGCATTGGCTTAATCAACGGCGTTTCGCGGCGTTCCGGCGGCTCTTCACGCCTGGAGAGTTACAGGCAGTTTTTCCAGGAGCGTGGACTGCCTGTAAGCGAGGAATGGGTCGTCACTTGTCCCTACGGACAGGAATTCGGCTACCAGAGTATGAAGCGTCTGTTGCGGCTGGACGAGCCGCCGACGGCGGTGTTGGCGGCCAACGATGTGCTGGCCATCGGCGCGCTGCGGGCTGTGCAGGAGGAGGGATTGCATGTCCCCGATGACATCTCCATCGTGGGTATGGATGACATCTACGCCGTCTCCGTCACGACGCCCCCTTTGACCACCGTGGCGAAGCAAAAGCATGCTCTGGGATGGCAGGCTGCCACATTCCTGCTCGAGCGGATGCGGCACGAGGCCCCCGAGGAGCCCCGTCGGTATCGCTTCCCCTGCTATCTGGTGCAACGAGGATCCACTGCGCCGCCGCGGAGCAAGCTCCTACGGCTGGAGCCCGCGCAGAGGGCGCAATCAGCTTGA